One region of bacterium genomic DNA includes:
- a CDS encoding tetratricopeptide repeat protein translates to MSSNNSWWWIVGLVLSLILIGGFWGCRGCGPQEETGVKPESRKAPLTKDDYIKKAELYYLAGDYEEAVSVLEEAVKLDPKDAYLHLELGRVYEDMGKDTESINAYIQAIKLDPSLKNISVPEVENEELWMEKE, encoded by the coding sequence ATGAGTAGTAATAATAGCTGGTGGTGGATAGTCGGACTGGTCCTGAGCTTAATCCTGATCGGTGGATTCTGGGGTTGCAGAGGATGCGGGCCACAGGAAGAGACGGGGGTTAAGCCAGAGAGCCGGAAAGCTCCATTAACTAAAGATGATTACATAAAAAAAGCCGAACTTTACTATCTGGCCGGAGATTATGAGGAGGCGGTCAGCGTCCTGGAGGAGGCAGTCAAACTCGATCCTAAAGACGCTTATCTTCACCTGGAATTGGGAAGAGTATATGAGGATATGGGTAAGGACACGGAATCGATTAATGCTTACATCCAGGCCATCAAGCTTGATCCCAGCCTGAAGAATATCTCTGTCCCGGAAGTAGAAAATGAAGAATTATGGATGGAGAAAGAATGA
- a CDS encoding sigma-54 dependent transcriptional regulator encodes MITQDIIIVVDDHDDQREFLYDTLTNEGYHTIPVKSGAEALEKVKEVSTNVVITDLKMPGMDGLQLMNALKKTYPAIEVVVVSGYGTIEDAVEAMKQGAFEYITKPIRVNELKIIVKKVMEQQKLKEENRTLKRRLGSKEGFHNIIIGRESKMQDIYSLIETVADSNANILIRGESGTGKRVIAQAIHTNSYRKDRPFVEVSCGALPETILESELFGHVKGAFTGAIKDKIGRFELANGGTIFLDEIDAFSMNLQVKLLRVIQEKEFERVGDTRTIKVDIRIIAATNRNLDEEIAKRRFREDLYYRLNVVNIMLPPLRDRIGDIPLLVEHFLSKYSYEANKEVLGIHEEAMKMLLRYNWPGNVRELENIIERAVVLAKGSSITLEDLPKPLQIVRDRRTGLQVKNIHRSLRQSLEEPERQIILNVLKRTNWNRKRAAQVLGINRSTLYNKMRKFGLHDDNNEVKDD; translated from the coding sequence ATGATAACACAAGATATTATAATAGTTGTTGACGACCATGATGATCAGCGGGAATTTCTTTATGATACTTTAACGAATGAAGGATACCATACTATTCCTGTCAAAAGTGGGGCAGAGGCCCTGGAGAAAGTCAAGGAAGTCTCCACCAATGTAGTCATTACTGACCTAAAGATGCCTGGCATGGATGGCCTTCAGTTAATGAATGCCCTAAAAAAGACCTATCCGGCTATTGAGGTAGTTGTCGTTTCCGGGTATGGAACGATAGAGGATGCAGTGGAAGCTATGAAGCAGGGGGCCTTTGAATATATAACCAAACCTATTCGGGTTAATGAGTTGAAGATTATTGTCAAGAAGGTTATGGAACAACAGAAGCTAAAGGAAGAGAATAGAACCCTCAAGAGGAGGCTGGGGAGCAAGGAAGGATTTCACAATATTATTATTGGTCGTGAGAGTAAAATGCAGGATATTTACTCCCTCATTGAGACGGTGGCTGACTCTAATGCTAATATTCTTATTCGTGGGGAGAGTGGGACAGGTAAACGGGTTATTGCTCAAGCTATTCACACCAATTCCTATCGAAAGGATCGACCTTTTGTGGAAGTAAGTTGTGGCGCTCTTCCGGAGACTATTTTGGAATCGGAGCTTTTTGGTCATGTCAAGGGGGCCTTTACCGGGGCCATAAAGGATAAAATCGGCCGATTTGAATTAGCCAATGGGGGGACTATCTTTCTGGATGAGATAGATGCCTTTAGCATGAACCTCCAGGTAAAACTCCTTCGAGTTATTCAGGAGAAAGAATTTGAAAGGGTAGGGGATACCAGAACTATCAAGGTTGACATCCGAATTATTGCCGCTACCAACCGGAATTTGGACGAAGAGATCGCCAAACGGAGGTTCAGAGAGGACCTTTATTATCGCCTGAATGTGGTCAATATTATGCTGCCTCCTTTGAGAGACCGAATAGGCGATATTCCCCTCCTGGTAGAGCACTTTCTGAGCAAATACAGCTACGAAGCCAACAAAGAGGTGTTGGGCATCCACGAAGAAGCGATGAAGATGCTTCTTCGTTATAATTGGCCGGGGAATGTCCGAGAGCTGGAGAATATTATTGAACGGGCGGTTGTTCTGGCTAAAGGTTCTTCCATTACTTTGGAGGATTTACCCAAGCCTTTACAAATAGTCAGGGATAGAAGGACCGGCCTTCAGGTAAAAAATATCCATAGGAGCTTGAGGCAATCTTTAGAAGAACCAGAGCGCCAGATCATTTTGAATGTCCTTAAACGAACTAACTGGAATAGAAAGCGGGCCGCTCAAGTTCTGGGAATTAACCGGAGTACCCTTTATAATAAGATGAGAAAATTTGGATTACATGATGATAATAATGAGGTGAAAGATGATTAA
- a CDS encoding C4-type zinc ribbon domain-containing protein: MDEQLGLLVNLQAVDGSIHELEASRADLDAGIEKSRDCFNRESEDFNRLNQELEENRKELRSQERKLQQTEDKLAHYEQKIYSVKSQKEMEAVDHEIKAAREEKEKLEESILYLLEAIDELLVKVTDEEEKLNQAKAKLKDEEGNYKKRLIRFNQSIQSNKEKREEILGRIRSENLSLYEKLQTNRGNLAVVSILGRACGGCFMTLPPQVINEVKANASIIRCQSCTRILYWDEKK, from the coding sequence TTGGATGAGCAATTAGGATTATTAGTTAATCTGCAAGCAGTGGATGGTAGTATTCATGAGTTGGAAGCATCCAGGGCCGATCTTGACGCAGGGATTGAAAAATCGCGGGATTGTTTTAACCGTGAATCCGAGGATTTTAACCGGCTAAATCAGGAGCTGGAAGAAAACAGAAAGGAGCTTAGAAGTCAGGAGAGAAAACTTCAACAGACAGAAGATAAGCTGGCTCATTATGAACAAAAGATATATTCTGTCAAGAGCCAAAAGGAGATGGAGGCGGTAGACCACGAAATCAAAGCCGCCCGGGAGGAAAAAGAAAAGCTGGAGGAATCGATCCTGTATTTACTTGAAGCCATTGACGAACTTTTGGTTAAGGTGACGGATGAAGAAGAGAAATTAAATCAGGCTAAGGCTAAGCTGAAGGATGAGGAAGGAAACTATAAAAAGCGTTTAATCCGGTTCAATCAGTCTATACAATCTAATAAAGAAAAACGAGAGGAGATCTTGGGAAGGATTCGTTCGGAGAATCTATCATTATACGAAAAACTTCAAACTAACCGGGGCAATTTAGCGGTAGTCTCTATTCTTGGAAGGGCGTGCGGAGGCTGTTTTATGACCCTTCCTCCTCAGGTGATCAATGAGGTTAAGGCTAATGCCTCCATAATTAGATGTCAAAGTTGCACGCGAATCCTTTATTGGGACGAGAAAAAATAA
- a CDS encoding FAD:protein FMN transferase, whose amino-acid sequence MLNCLYCLIIGIIFITGCQKELIVRTNSLMDTLVEIKVVDQDRKKADEAIKAAFSEMKRIETLLGKGPESEPSRLGETPQEISPELMEVLKTSIKYSELTNGLFDVTIDPVTELWDFKQAPPYKLPPKDRLKSALSLVDYKRVAIERRAAGDEGWQCALEPGMKLDLGGVAKGYAVDRAIDVLVKKGITHGLVNAGGDIRTIGRNHKGKPWRIGVQHPREDKILTVVELKDSSVATSGDYERFFIKDGARYHHIIDPRAGYPAGECISVTITAPTCIEADVAATAVFIAGPIEGMKLIEQLEGIEGIIVTPAGKVITSSRMTNN is encoded by the coding sequence ATGCTAAACTGTCTATATTGCCTCATAATAGGAATTATTTTCATCACCGGGTGTCAAAAGGAACTAATAGTCAGGACCAATTCCCTGATGGATACCTTAGTGGAAATAAAGGTAGTGGATCAGGATAGAAAGAAAGCGGATGAGGCCATCAAGGCGGCCTTCTCTGAAATGAAAAGAATCGAGACCCTTCTGGGTAAAGGACCGGAAAGCGAGCCTTCCCGGTTGGGTGAGACCCCCCAAGAGATCAGCCCTGAACTCATGGAGGTGCTAAAAACATCGATCAAGTATTCTGAACTAACCAATGGACTGTTTGATGTAACCATTGACCCGGTAACCGAATTATGGGATTTCAAACAGGCGCCACCTTATAAACTTCCGCCTAAAGACCGGCTTAAGTCGGCCCTATCGCTGGTGGATTATAAAAGAGTGGCCATTGAGAGACGAGCGGCGGGAGATGAGGGGTGGCAATGCGCCCTTGAGCCCGGGATGAAACTCGATTTAGGTGGGGTAGCCAAGGGATACGCGGTGGACCGAGCTATTGATGTCCTGGTTAAAAAAGGCATTACCCACGGATTGGTCAATGCCGGCGGAGATATAAGGACGATAGGTCGAAACCATAAGGGAAAACCCTGGAGGATAGGCGTTCAACATCCGAGAGAGGATAAGATTTTGACGGTGGTGGAACTGAAGGATTCATCCGTAGCTACTTCAGGAGATTATGAGCGTTTCTTTATCAAAGATGGAGCCAGATATCACCATATAATCGATCCTCGAGCGGGTTATCCGGCCGGCGAATGTATTAGTGTCACTATCACTGCACCGACCTGCATTGAGGCAGACGTAGCGGCTACGGCTGTATTTATTGCCGGCCCCATTGAAGGGATGAAACTCATCGAGCAGCTTGAAGGAATAGAAGGAATTATCGTTACCCCGGCGGGGAAAGTTATAACTTCGTCAAGAATGACTAATAATTAG
- a CDS encoding 1,4-alpha-glucan branching protein domain-containing protein, producing MSQVYGNFAFVLHTHLPYVLAYGKWPYGTDWLNEAVAETYIPLLNLLNRLIEEGISPKLTISITPILTEQLADESFKVECVSYLQNKIDDALANQAEFNRFNRPHMLELAKFWQDYYTRIIIDFKERYGSDLVGAFKKLQDEGHIEIITCAATHGYLPLLSRDVSIQAQIKQGVATYSRHYDRPPRGIWLPECAHRPGYEWTPPVGEKRAAYSRKGIEEFLSESQLEYFIIDSHLLAGGKAMGVYIDRFEVLQRLWSRFEKEYQERLEDPEKSPYEVYLVGASLEGKKPVAVFTRDSATGLQVWRREHGYPGEGWYLDFHKKHFPGGHRYWRVTSAKCDLADKWEYKPDKAAERVPEDAGHFKDMIKNRLRTHYQAAGKPGILVSPFATELFGHWWFEGCDWLYHVLKGVAQDPEIELTTCGSYLDQNPPSRVVSLHEGSWGEGGSHRIWLNDWTEWTWKHIYKAEAEMQELAKEFGEREDREMRAILKQAARELLLLQSSDWQFLISTWAARDYAEIRLVEHYQNFKRLAVMARRYGRGEWMDPGEWNFLGYCEEKNRPFSDVEPKWWAG from the coding sequence ATGAGTCAAGTTTATGGAAACTTTGCTTTTGTATTGCACACCCATTTACCTTACGTTTTGGCCTATGGTAAGTGGCCCTATGGTACTGACTGGCTGAATGAGGCCGTGGCAGAGACCTATATCCCGCTTTTAAATCTTTTAAATAGATTGATTGAGGAGGGTATTTCTCCTAAGTTGACTATCAGTATTACTCCGATTCTGACCGAGCAATTAGCCGATGAGTCCTTTAAGGTCGAATGTGTGAGTTATCTCCAGAATAAGATCGATGATGCCCTGGCCAACCAGGCGGAATTTAATCGGTTCAATAGGCCCCATATGTTAGAGTTGGCTAAATTCTGGCAGGATTATTATACCCGAATTATTATAGATTTTAAAGAAAGATATGGGAGCGATCTAGTGGGGGCCTTCAAGAAACTCCAGGATGAAGGTCATATTGAGATCATAACCTGCGCGGCTACCCATGGGTATCTCCCCCTGTTGAGCCGGGACGTGAGTATTCAGGCCCAGATCAAGCAAGGCGTGGCTACTTATAGCCGTCATTATGACCGCCCTCCCCGGGGAATCTGGCTGCCAGAGTGCGCCCACCGGCCCGGATATGAATGGACCCCCCCAGTGGGCGAGAAAAGAGCGGCCTATTCCCGTAAAGGTATAGAGGAATTCCTTAGTGAAAGTCAGCTTGAATATTTCATTATTGACTCTCATCTATTAGCCGGTGGTAAAGCGATGGGTGTCTATATTGACCGGTTTGAGGTCTTACAAAGACTTTGGTCCCGGTTCGAGAAAGAATATCAAGAGAGGCTGGAAGATCCAGAGAAAAGCCCTTACGAGGTCTACTTAGTCGGCGCCTCTCTCGAGGGTAAGAAGCCGGTGGCTGTCTTTACGCGGGATTCGGCTACCGGTCTTCAGGTCTGGCGGAGAGAACATGGGTATCCTGGAGAGGGGTGGTATCTTGACTTCCACAAAAAGCATTTTCCTGGTGGCCACAGGTATTGGCGGGTGACATCCGCTAAATGCGATCTGGCTGATAAGTGGGAATATAAGCCTGATAAAGCGGCGGAAAGAGTTCCTGAAGATGCAGGCCATTTTAAAGATATGATTAAAAATCGGCTCAGAACTCATTACCAAGCGGCCGGTAAACCAGGCATACTGGTATCTCCTTTTGCTACAGAACTCTTTGGTCATTGGTGGTTTGAAGGATGTGATTGGCTTTATCACGTCTTGAAAGGGGTGGCCCAAGATCCGGAAATAGAGCTTACTACCTGTGGGAGTTATCTTGACCAAAATCCTCCCAGCCGGGTTGTTTCTCTTCATGAAGGCTCCTGGGGTGAAGGCGGTTCCCACCGGATATGGCTAAACGACTGGACAGAGTGGACATGGAAACATATCTATAAAGCTGAGGCAGAGATGCAAGAATTAGCTAAGGAATTTGGCGAACGGGAGGATAGAGAGATGCGGGCTATCCTTAAACAGGCGGCCAGGGAACTCCTCTTACTTCAGTCTTCTGATTGGCAGTTTTTGATCTCCACCTGGGCTGCCCGGGACTATGCTGAAATAAGGCTGGTGGAGCATTACCAGAATTTCAAACGTTTAGCCGTGATGGCCCGCCGTTATGGCCGAGGGGAGTGGATGGATCCGGGGGAGTGGAATTTCCTGGGTTACTGTGAAGAAAAAAACCGGCCATTCTCGGATGTCGAGCCTAAGTGGTGGGCGGGGTAA
- a CDS encoding inositol monophosphatase family protein — protein sequence MNEKDVVLILTEKIWSAVSPYLGQASAREITGWAASGDPTFRIDEIGEEILYECVKDKGPDWAYFSEDKGLVKFGPAPRFLLVVDPVDGSRPAAVGFEAACVSVALADYRKEKPAFKDIKYGCLKEIKGDRLFWAERGKGTKIFHCQAQRSRGAQEQGSGGAAQIFPNQEEIPVVLSSNQDMERLRWSFEVVGRPSLPLFQFIGSLVDTSAVKGACFLLSSSSFTTSRILLGQLDAHVDVGGRLLREYPESLKTAKVLGGGKILGPCPYDIAASYLIAKEAGCMVSDAYGQGLDDFPLLEGPEAGLSYLVSANEIIHKKILNFFQKGRQ from the coding sequence ATGAACGAAAAGGATGTGGTGTTAATTCTAACTGAGAAGATATGGTCTGCGGTCAGTCCTTATCTGGGCCAGGCTTCAGCCAGAGAAATCACCGGGTGGGCGGCCAGCGGCGATCCTACCTTCCGGATTGATGAGATAGGCGAAGAGATCCTTTATGAGTGCGTTAAAGATAAAGGCCCTGATTGGGCTTACTTTTCAGAAGACAAAGGTTTGGTAAAATTCGGCCCGGCGCCTCGCTTTCTCCTGGTAGTTGACCCGGTTGATGGCTCGCGGCCGGCGGCCGTAGGTTTTGAAGCCGCTTGCGTCTCTGTGGCCCTGGCTGATTACCGGAAGGAGAAGCCGGCGTTTAAAGATATTAAATACGGCTGTCTGAAGGAGATAAAAGGGGATCGCCTTTTTTGGGCTGAAAGAGGTAAAGGCACAAAGATATTCCACTGTCAGGCACAAAGGAGCCGGGGAGCACAGGAGCAGGGGAGCGGAGGCGCTGCCCAGATATTCCCTAACCAGGAAGAAATCCCGGTGGTGCTCTCTTCTAATCAGGATATGGAGAGATTAAGATGGAGTTTTGAAGTGGTAGGACGGCCAAGTTTACCTCTATTTCAATTTATTGGTTCATTAGTGGATACCTCCGCCGTTAAAGGGGCCTGCTTCCTCCTGAGCAGCTCCTCCTTCACCACCAGTCGCATCTTGCTGGGACAATTGGATGCCCATGTGGACGTGGGCGGCCGGCTTCTCAGAGAATACCCGGAGAGCCTCAAGACCGCCAAGGTTCTGGGGGGAGGGAAGATACTGGGTCCGTGTCCTTATGATATTGCTGCTTCTTACCTCATCGCCAAAGAAGCCGGCTGTATGGTTAGTGACGCCTATGGCCAAGGTCTGGATGATTTCCCCCTCTTGGAAGGCCCGGAAGCAGGTCTCTCCTATTTAGTTTCGGCCAATGAGATTATCCATAAGAAGATTTTGAACTTTTTCCAGAAAGGGAGGCAGTAA
- a CDS encoding ribonuclease HI family protein yields MAHDSSLIDPTVLVIYTDGAAKGNPGPAGAGAVIYNRDGIRLKTLSQPLGRTTNNVAEYRALILALKEAEEIGGKQIRLYSDSELMVRQLKGEYKVKNMGLRPLYTQAVRQIKNFEEVNISHLPREDNEEANALADQASKMQSPEHRAQNPEGR; encoded by the coding sequence ATGGCACACGATAGCAGTCTGATAGATCCAACCGTTTTAGTTATTTACACCGATGGGGCAGCGAAAGGGAATCCTGGGCCGGCCGGCGCCGGAGCGGTCATCTATAATAGAGACGGTATCAGGCTAAAGACCCTTAGTCAACCCCTTGGCCGGACCACAAATAATGTGGCTGAATATCGAGCCTTAATTCTGGCCCTTAAAGAAGCGGAAGAGATAGGTGGTAAACAGATTAGACTTTACAGTGACAGTGAATTGATGGTCAGACAGCTTAAGGGAGAATATAAGGTGAAGAATATGGGATTAAGACCGCTCTATACTCAGGCCGTTAGACAAATAAAAAATTTTGAAGAGGTGAACATTTCTCATCTCCCCAGGGAAGATAACGAAGAGGCTAATGCCCTGGCTGACCAAGCCAGCAAGATGCAGAGTCCAGAACACAGAGCCCAGAATCCAGAAGGCCGTTGA
- the trpD gene encoding anthranilate phosphoribosyltransferase, translating to MIKEAFNQVVTGQDLSEEQSRAVMEEIMSGEATPAQIAAFITALRMKKETVAEITGGARVMRDKAVKIKVEGDVVDTCGTGGDEAGTFNISTVAAFVAAGAGVKIAKHGNRSVSSKCGSADLLMALGVKINLPPEGIEKSIQEVGFGFLFAPDLHGAMKYAIGPRREIGIRTVFNILGPLTNPAGARYQLLGVYDPDLTEIMTLVLRNLGSERVFCVYGEDGLDEVSLSSSTKVTELKRGEINTYRIRPEEFGFKRAPLSALAGGSPEENASMAIDVLKGKFGPRRDIVLLNAALALVAGKLTETVEEGINRAAMSIDSGAALAKLEALKELTNSF from the coding sequence ATGATTAAAGAGGCGTTCAATCAGGTTGTTACCGGCCAAGATCTAAGCGAGGAACAAAGTCGGGCGGTTATGGAAGAAATTATGAGTGGCGAGGCCACCCCGGCTCAAATTGCTGCCTTTATTACGGCCTTAAGGATGAAGAAAGAGACGGTGGCTGAAATTACTGGTGGGGCCAGGGTGATGAGGGATAAGGCCGTTAAGATAAAGGTGGAAGGTGATGTGGTGGATACCTGCGGCACTGGGGGGGATGAAGCCGGGACTTTTAATATTTCTACGGTAGCTGCTTTTGTGGCTGCCGGCGCCGGCGTTAAGATTGCCAAACATGGGAATAGGTCGGTTTCTTCTAAATGTGGCAGCGCCGACTTGCTTATGGCCCTGGGGGTCAAGATAAACCTGCCCCCGGAAGGGATAGAAAAGTCGATTCAAGAAGTGGGTTTTGGTTTTCTTTTTGCCCCTGATCTACATGGGGCGATGAAGTATGCTATCGGTCCGCGCCGGGAAATAGGGATTAGAACCGTATTTAATATCCTGGGACCTCTAACCAACCCTGCTGGAGCAAGGTATCAACTCCTGGGAGTCTATGATCCGGATTTAACCGAGATTATGACCCTGGTTTTGAGAAACTTAGGTTCGGAAAGGGTCTTTTGCGTTTATGGTGAAGATGGATTGGATGAAGTCTCTCTTTCTTCTTCAACTAAAGTCACTGAGCTTAAGAGGGGAGAGATCAATACTTACCGAATTAGGCCGGAGGAGTTTGGTTTTAAGAGGGCACCGCTTTCTGCCTTAGCCGGGGGTTCTCCTGAAGAAAATGCCTCGATGGCGATAGACGTGCTTAAAGGAAAGTTCGGCCCCAGGCGGGATATTGTCCTGCTTAATGCCGCTCTGGCCCTGGTAGCGGGCAAGCTGACAGAGACAGTGGAAGAAGGGATAAATCGAGCCGCCATGAGCATTGATTCCGGGGCAGCCCTGGCAAAGCTGGAGGCATTGAAGGAGCTGACCAACTCATTTTAG
- a CDS encoding DUF4258 domain-containing protein: protein MKTILEQIRAQAIEENIRITQHAQQEMAEENITLDEILQVIATAQILENYPEHKGGPCCLLNGVTVHGRPVHIVCTTAQPVLIVITVYDPKPPKWVTPTQRKR, encoded by the coding sequence TTGAAGACGATATTGGAGCAAATCCGTGCTCAGGCTATAGAGGAAAACATCCGTATCACTCAGCACGCGCAACAGGAGATGGCGGAGGAGAACATCACGCTTGACGAGATTCTTCAGGTAATTGCCACAGCCCAGATATTGGAAAACTATCCTGAGCACAAAGGAGGACCATGCTGCTTGCTTAATGGCGTTACCGTTCACGGACGTCCTGTGCATATTGTATGTACGACAGCCCAGCCAGTGTTGATTGTGATTACGGTGTATGATCCCAAACCACCGAAATGGGTGACACCCACCCAAAGGAAGCGATAA
- a CDS encoding type II toxin-antitoxin system MqsA family antitoxin: MKCSIVGCPGEYEERQIIHTVRYHGQVIVFDHVPAEVCSVCGDVLLRPETVRRIETLLQAAMQPARAVPLYEFA; encoded by the coding sequence ATGAAGTGCAGTATTGTAGGATGTCCTGGTGAGTACGAAGAACGGCAGATCATCCATACCGTGCGATATCATGGACAGGTGATCGTGTTTGATCATGTGCCAGCCGAAGTTTGCTCTGTATGTGGCGACGTGCTTCTAAGACCAGAGACCGTGCGTCGGATCGAGACGTTGTTGCAAGCAGCAATGCAGCCAGCGAGAGCAGTTCCCCTTTACGAGTTTGCTTAA
- a CDS encoding tetratricopeptide repeat protein, whose translation MKRLLFIMVVISLLPVSAQYSQAKEAASLEEGLSYLRERKYERALVILGQILKEDPANLKAREAFEEALSKKIQELKGPAEKPEASPFAREKVEETKGEVGSETRGEVSGYEKPDTAVKETVVSEEADTAVKETAVKDKGETEALPLPLVREPLKEEELPLKPRPIGGKELPEEPVEEGLKVPEDQEQFNLAEDLYRRKLCDQAITEYERLISNYPKSKLLDKATFGIAQCQFDNKAFDAAITTAEDIKDSYPQSNLLDDAQLLIAHSNYAKEDYVNARLEYLRLLDLYPASSLAPEAQMGVADSYRKLKDYRQALAEYHKVVANHPHTPEAEQALFNMGELYDRVYETRDYKKAVEAYGRLIHEYPNSKWINKAKERKAYLEENYL comes from the coding sequence ATGAAGAGATTACTATTTATTATGGTGGTGATTTCCCTTCTGCCTGTTTCAGCTCAATATAGCCAGGCTAAAGAAGCGGCCTCGCTGGAGGAGGGGTTAAGTTACCTTAGAGAAAGGAAGTATGAGCGCGCTCTGGTCATCCTTGGTCAAATTTTAAAGGAAGATCCGGCCAATCTTAAGGCCAGAGAAGCCTTTGAAGAAGCCCTATCCAAAAAGATCCAGGAACTGAAGGGACCAGCCGAGAAACCGGAAGCTTCACCCTTTGCCAGGGAAAAAGTTGAGGAAACAAAAGGAGAAGTCGGCAGTGAAACGCGGGGAGAGGTATCAGGTTATGAAAAGCCTGATACGGCGGTTAAAGAGACAGTTGTGTCTGAAGAGGCTGATACGGCGGTCAAAGAGACAGCCGTAAAGGATAAGGGAGAAACCGAGGCCCTGCCTCTTCCCCTTGTCCGAGAGCCCTTGAAGGAAGAAGAGCTGCCTCTCAAGCCCCGGCCGATAGGGGGAAAAGAGTTACCGGAAGAACCGGTGGAAGAAGGCTTAAAGGTGCCGGAGGATCAGGAACAGTTCAATCTGGCTGAGGATCTGTATCGAAGGAAGTTATGCGATCAAGCCATAACCGAATATGAGCGGTTAATCAGCAACTATCCCAAAAGTAAACTGTTAGATAAGGCCACCTTTGGAATAGCCCAGTGTCAATTCGACAATAAGGCCTTTGATGCGGCCATTACTACCGCCGAGGATATTAAGGACAGTTATCCCCAAAGTAATCTACTGGACGATGCCCAGCTTCTGATCGCCCACTCTAATTATGCCAAAGAAGATTACGTAAATGCCAGGCTGGAATACCTCCGTTTGCTTGATCTTTATCCGGCCAGTTCTCTGGCGCCTGAGGCGCAAATGGGCGTGGCTGATAGCTATCGAAAACTAAAAGACTATCGACAGGCCTTAGCCGAATATCATAAGGTAGTAGCGAACCATCCCCATACCCCGGAGGCGGAACAGGCCCTCTTTAATATGGGGGAACTTTACGACCGGGTTTATGAAACCAGGGATTACAAAAAAGCGGTTGAGGCTTACGGCAGGCTTATCCACGAATATCCTAATAGTAAGTGGATTAATAAGGCTAAAGAGAGGAAGGCATATCTGGAAGAGAATTATCTGTAA
- a CDS encoding Gx transporter family protein, which translates to MRLKPNQITRMALLTSLAVILHTIEALIFTPVLWIRLGLANIVTILALVVFGLRGGMIVTIMRCILGGLVSGTLLGPAFILSISGGLGSAGIMGFSLRWFYPGLSLMMISVIGAITHSLIQIGLVYLILVKHIGIFIQLPFLLILSTITGLFNGWIATQLINGLAEQGITGFEKI; encoded by the coding sequence ATGAGACTTAAGCCTAACCAAATAACCAGAATGGCCCTGCTCACTTCTTTAGCCGTCATTCTTCATACGATAGAAGCCCTTATCTTTACCCCTGTTCTCTGGATCAGGCTGGGGCTGGCTAATATAGTCACCATCTTAGCCCTGGTGGTTTTTGGCCTAAGGGGAGGAATGATCGTAACTATTATGCGATGTATCCTGGGAGGTCTGGTAAGCGGCACCTTACTGGGACCTGCTTTTATCCTCAGTATATCAGGCGGCCTCGGCAGCGCAGGAATTATGGGGTTCAGCTTAAGATGGTTTTATCCGGGGCTTTCTTTGATGATGATCAGTGTGATCGGGGCGATAACTCACAGTCTGATTCAAATTGGCCTCGTTTATCTTATTCTGGTCAAACATATCGGTATCTTTATTCAATTGCCTTTTTTACTTATTCTTTCTACCATTACCGGCCTGTTTAATGGCTGGATAGCGACTCAATTGATTAATGGTTTAGCGGAGCAGGGTATAACCGGCTTTGAAAAAATATAG